A single region of the Schizosaccharomyces osmophilus chromosome 3, complete sequence genome encodes:
- the pac4 gene encoding proteasome assembly chaperone Pac4, with protein sequence MFEISQKVLETSIQGAPHVWIQLVEMLPSSSIYVWASNSGSCPSGNLTLGVPMGEDTATTDLVGVGSIDDLSRRMSRILSKRYQIQAFCSVTLQGEFPNDPEILSAFTKVMGAVNNMIEERKEKSNA encoded by the coding sequence ATGTTTGAAATAAGTCAAAAGGTTCTTGAAACAAGTATTCAGGGGGCTCCCCATGTGTGGATTCAGCTTGTGGAAATGCTTCCTTCATCCTCAATTTATGTCTGGGCAAGCAACAGTGGATCTTGTCCGTCTGGAAATTTGACGCTTGGCGTACCCATGGGAGAGGATACGGCTACCACTGATTTAGTAGGAGTTGGATCTATTGACGACCTTTCAAGAAGGATGTCGAGAATACTTTCGAAACGGTATCAAATTCAAGCATTTTGTAGTGTTACTCTTCAAGGGGAGTTTCCCAATGATCCGGAAATTCTATCAGCTTTTACAAAGGTGATGGGTGCTGTAAACAATATGATTGAGGAGcgaaaggaaaaatcaaatgcaTAA
- the emp24 gene encoding COPII-coated vesicle component Emp24 yields MLIQSVPVSFHQQRRFEEDKLLLFVTRKMVSLNTIKLVFWVSLFSIVFGHGIHLPPHQTECFYENLRTNDKMSVTYQTNLGGDQLVSLSVYNPLNQLMHQEVPSAMSQYSFTVETPGKYKYCFKNDALDNEAKEVLFNVHGVIYVSDEDLEANNPLIGKVRNLHDTISRVKSEQEYFLARERVHRDTAESTNDRVKWWSILQTVILLSVCGFQIIYLKRLFEVKRVV; encoded by the exons ATGTTGATACAGTCt GTACCAGTTTCCTTCCACCAACAACGTCgctttgaagaagacaaattgttgctttttgtcACAAGGAAAATGGTGTCTTTAAATACGATAAAACTCGTTTTTTgggtttctcttttttctattgtttttggaCACGGAATCCATTTACCACCTCATCAAACTG AAtgcttttatgaaaatttaaGAACAAATGATAAAATGTCGGTTACGTATCAAACCAACCTGGGTGGAGATCAGCTTGTTTCCTTGAGTGTCTATAATCCTCTTAATCAACTTATGCATCAAGAAGTTCCAAGTGCTATGTCACAGTATTCGTTTACTGTTGAAACCCCAGGGAAGTATAAGTACTGCTTTAAAAAT GATGCTTTGGATAACGAGGCTAAAGAAGTTTTATTTAACGTTCATGGAGTTATCTATGTTTCTGATGAAGATTTAGAAGCAAACAATCCTTTGATCGGAAAAGTTCGCAACCTTCACGATACTATTTCTCGAGTCAAATCTGAGCAAGAATATTTCCTTGCTCGTGAACGCGTTCACCGAGATACAGCCGAAAGTACGAATGACCGCGTTAAATGGTGGAGTATTCTTCAAACTGTTATTTTATTGTCCGTCTGTGGTTTTCAAATTATCTACCTGAAACGTCTCTTTGAAGTGAAGCGTGTTGTATAA
- a CDS encoding DUF2462 family protein, Leydig cell tumor 10 kDa protein-like protein yields the protein MPQGEVKKKGPQNTKNAHKISKQKKNVKKGARYFAPRKAAAVKDHLANEGITKTINTRNERMAAGLASQQLGTLTVTKSLGDDALKELKEQKR from the exons ATGCCTCAAGGAgaagtaaagaagaaaggcCCACAGAATACTAAGAATGCTCACAAAATTTctaaacaaaagaagaatgtGAAGAAAGGAG CCCGTTATTTTGCTCCTAGAAAAGCTGCTGCAGTCAAAGATCATTTGGCTAATGAG GGTATTACCAAGACCATTAACACTCGGAACGAACGCATGGCTGCTGGACTTGCCAGTCAGCAGTTGGGTACATTGACAGTTACCAAAAGCTTGGGAGACGATGCTCtcaaagaattgaaagaacaGAAGCGTTAA
- the nts1 gene encoding Clr6 histone deacetylase complex subunit Nts1: MVDVQHKKPDIEEFFSFLQNAFHPLEAHLLDSYVRNPFDDDGQGGPFRCLITLVPYEALPLNVHEVPNRKPYVRPVLIRPYRTLRFASDEGYVCKLTPELAFTPIETITPAYKGRPASRRYINLNNYQRSTVLPINETNFSNQIVVQLLDSLETDLDVNSTRATLSAVDSNWLCQISKLTCNRKNIANLCIQYGSQIYYDSSYRNAYEIWSNSLLLAAFIHTQRALILPDLFSISIRKSLERFHSLSPEYPSLPQPTLETQQEDLKPLPEKSLDQQDITNSFPTKSSSSPVRSDQHLLQNIAFITTTNVSPRSPRSPRSPRSPKSPKHDVPSQITKSPILQELHLQNVASNDSTEEEQIESEPAIEEEQPDESSDSEQEFTELLDFFNRKGDSDEVTTQRDKLFKARSLLENWQKEWKGLDRAINSAQQSVATQSHPNPRGRPPGSTRGRRSKL; encoded by the exons ATGGTGGATGTTCAACATAAAAAGCCTgatattgaagaatttttctcttttttacaaaatgcTTTCCATCCTCTAGAAGCACATCTGCTGGATTCCTATGTTCGCAATCCTTTCGACGACGACGGACAAGGGGGACCCTTTCGTTGCCTAATTACGCTAG TTCCGTACGAGGCTCTCCCTTTGAATGTTCACGAAGTCCCGAACCGAAAACCATATGTTCGACCGGTGTTGATTCGTCCATATCGAACTCTACGCTTTGCAAGTGATGAAGGATACGTTTGCAAGTTGACTCCCGAATTAGCCTTTACTCCCATAGAAACGATTACGCCTGCTTATAAGGGTCGACCTGCTTCCCGTCGTTACATAAATCTCAACAACTACCAAAGATCAACAGTCCTTCCTATTAACGAAACCAACTTTTCCAACCAAATTGTCGTTCAGTTATTGGATTCTCTGGAAACCGATTTAGATGTAAACAGCACCCGTGCAACGCTATCAGCTGTCGATTCGAATTGGCTTTGTCAAATTTCAAAGTTGACATGCAACCGTAAAAACATCGCCAACCTTTGTATTCAATATGGAAGCCAAATTTACTATGACTCATCCTATAGAAACGCATATGAAATATGGTCGAATTCTCTACTGTTGGCTGCATTTATCCATACACAGCGAGCCTTAATTTTACCTGATCTATTCAGTATTTCTATTAGGAAATCATTAGAGCGATTTCACTCTCTCAGTCCTGAATACCCGTCTCTTCCACAACCTACTCTTGAGACTCAACAAGAAGATCTCAAACCCCTTCCTGAAAAATCTTTGGACCAACAAGACATCACTAACTCATTTCCTACAAAAAGCTCATCTTCTCCTGTTAGATCGGATCAGCatcttttacaaaatatTGCTTTTATCACAACAACAAATGTATCGCCAAGGTCTCCAAGATCTCCAAGGTCCCCAAGGTCTCCGAAATCGCCAAAACACGACGTTCCTTCACAAATAACGAAATCCCCTATACTTCAAGAATTGCATCTGCAAAACGTTGCATCCAACGATAGcactgaagaagaacaaatcGAAAGCGAACCAGCgatagaagaagaacaaccAGACGAATCTTCTGACTCAGAACAAGAATTCACCGAGCTACTCGACTTTTTCAATAGGAAGGGGGATTCTGATGAAGTTACTACACAACGAGATAAATTATTTAAAGCTCGAAGTCTTCTTGAAAATTggcaaaaagaatggaaaggTCTTGATCGAGCAATCAATAGTGCACAACAAAGTGTAGCTACCCAGTCTCACCCAAACCCAAGAGGTCGACCACCTGGCTCAACAAGAGGCCGTAGGTCAAAATTATGA
- the tpi1 gene encoding triosephosphate isomerase, with translation MSAPRTFFVGGNFKMNGSQESMKQIVGALNENKLNVDKVETVIFPQNLYLIPTREHVRKDIGVGAQNVHDKKNGAFTGENSAQSLIDAGINYTLTGHSERRTIFKESDELVADKTQFAIEQGLTVVACIGETLAERESNDTIKVVVRQLNALADKVKSWSKVVVAYEPVWAIGTGKTATPAQAQEVHAEIRKWAAERLGAQVAEGLRIIYGGSVNGANCKEFLQFPDVDGFLVGGASLKPEFHTIVNVHTI, from the coding sequence ATGTCTGCTCCTCGTACTTTTTTCGTTGGTGGTAACTTTAAGATGAACGGCTCTCAAGAGTCTATGAAGCAAATTGTCGGTGCTTTGAACGAAAACAAGCTCAACGTTGACAAGGTTGAGACTGTTATCTTCCCTCAAAACTTGTACTTGATCCCTACCCGTGAACATGTTCGTAAGGATATTGGTGTCGGTGCCCAAAACGTTCACGACAAGAAGAACGGTGCCTTCACTGGTGAGAACAGTGCTCAATCTTTGATTGACGCTGGTATCAACTACACTTTGACTGGTCACTCCGAACGTCGTACCATCTTCAAGGAAAGTGACGAGCTCGTTGCTGACAAGACCCAATTCGCTATTGAACAAGGTCTTACTGTTGTCGCCTGTATCGGTGAAACTTTGGCTGAGCGTGAATCCAACGACACTATCAAGGTCGTTGTCCGTCAATTGAACGCTTTGGCTGACAAGGTCAAGAGCTGGTCTAAGGTCGTTGTTGCTTACGAACCCGTGTGGGCCATTGGTACCGGTAAGACCGCTACCCCTGCCCAAGCTCAAGAAGTTCACGCTGAGATCCGTAAGTGGGCTGCTGAGAGACTCGGTGCTCAAGTTGCTGAAGGCTTGCGTATCATCTATGGTGGTTCCGTTAACGGTGCTAACTGCAAGGAATTCCTCCAATTCCCAGATGTTGATGGTTTCTTGGTTGGTGGTGCTTCTCTCAAGCCCGAATTCCACACCATCGTCAACGTCCACACTATCTAA
- the pog1 gene encoding mitochondrial DNA polymerase, gamma subunit Pog1, which produces MPGYTVRKSVSRWLFVAQHEQLVCRNFRLSSRSYATHKLKDDAALRVNPVGIQYLSPALQSQVFPGKSRRPSDLYVELAKLHLQKHDLSNRKTTQLPSYNFRLPALQGKNLTEHFETIGRECAEPHLTNAQSFGLVSLPSIPKKWLHQPGWTRYGSDGTVEQVPYPKEAMLVFDVEVLYKVSDFAVLAIAASPNAWYCWLSPWLLGKTEQDRHLIPLRPEGHLIIGHHISFDRQRILQEYNLTRSNNSFIDTMSLHVATNGMCSRQKPTWLKAKKAFRQSISKESDDSDEGPSQNEFDYENFIEQEPWLRHVSVNSLKDVAKFHCDIDMSKETRDLFSELDKGVVLQHLDEAISYCAFDVHATHKVYQKVLPQFLEVCPHPSTFAAMLLMSTSFLPVNNSWKRYINNAEDCYKSMSNVVIEKLSYYAEQMKDLQGDDNAIAKDPWLRQLDWSPCKLYRKPAKSTVIPPVVPKWYKAVYEKNLQKAVASDKSRLAPILLRLQWEGHPLVWSNVHGWVFEVEKNSQKDIDDLLRRKFFHCSCDPQRDPILKAESYAYFKIPHKDGPEARCGSPLSKTYQSYFEDGILTSKFEIAKNALEMSTSCSYWRSARDRIKSQMVVWEKDVQFGLTSQPDGFGMILPKIIPMGTVTRRAVENTWLTASNAKKNRLGSELKAMVCAPEGYTFVGADVDSEELWIVAVIGDSQFSLHGATALSWMTLEGKKSEGTDLHSKTAAILGVSRDAAKVFNYGRLYGAGLKHTALLLKQFNSSLDDTQAANLAKALYKSTKGVRSEVSKRLLAMGIPEHHFWSKGSESFVFNKLESMAQMNFPRTPVLNAGITQALSTNNLSRSSFMTSRVNWAIQSSAVDYLHLLVVSMEHLIRKYNLEARLSLTVHDEVRYFSTNKDRFRVALALQVANLWTRSFFCHRLGIDELPQSVAFFSSVDIDHVLRKDVKMDCVTPSNPTPIPSGEEYNIDALLCQLAENHQCLESLESVPIDGFPEDETIVSKEEDLKALAYLKAQAFH; this is translated from the coding sequence ATGCCTGGATACACAGTCCGTAAATCCGTCTCACGATGGCTTTTTGTCGCTCAGCATGAGCAGCTAGTTTGCCGTAATTTCCGCTTGAGCAGTCGCTCCTATGCGACGCACAAGCTCAAGGACGATGCTGCATTAAGAGTCAACCCCGTGGGAATACAGTACTTATCGCCAGCTTTACAGTCGCAAGTATTTCCTGGGAAATCTCGTAGACCGTCCGATTTGTATGTGGAGCTTGCAAAGCTTCATCTACAAAAACATGATCTCTCAAATAGGAAGACCACGCAATTACCGTCGTATAACTTTCGTCTTCCTGCTttacaaggaaaaaaccTAACTGAACACTTTGAAACCATCGGCCGCGAATGTGCAGAACCTCACCTCACGAATGCACAGTCGTTTGGTCTAGTTTCCTTGCCTTCCATCCCCAAGAAATGGCTTCATCAGCCCGGTTGGACCAGGTACGGTTCCGACGGTACTGTGGAACAGGTCCCTTATCCCAAGGAGGCCATGCTCGTTTTTGACGTCGAAGTTTTATATAAAGTATCGGATTTTGCTGTCCTTGCCATTGCTGCTTCTCCCAACGCTTGGTACTGCTGGCTATCACCGTGGCTGCTGGGAAAAACAGAGCAGGATCGACATCTTATTCCTCTACGGCCGGAGGGACATCTCATTATCGGTCATCACATCAGCTTCGACCGCCAAAGAATTTTACAGGAATACAATCTGACACGATCCAATAATTCGTTCATCGATACCATGTCGTTGCATGTAGCTACTAATGGAATGTGTTCACGACAAAAACCCACTTGGCTAAAGGCTAAAAAGGCTTTTAGGCAAAGTATTAGTAAAGAAAGTGATGATTCGGATGAAGGTCCTTCTCAAAATGAATTCGATTACGAAAATTTCATTGAACAGGAACCTTGGCTGCGGCACGTCTCTGTCAATTCACTTAAAGACGTAGCGAAGTTCCATTGCGACATTGACATGAGTAAAGAAACGCGCGATTTATTCTCTGAACTTGATAAAGGGGTGGTTTTACAGCATTTGGATGAGGCTATCTCTTATTGCGCTTTTGATGTCCATGCCACTCATAAAGTCTATCAGAAGGTACTTCCTCAATTTCTTGAAGTTTGTCCGCATCCGTCGACTTTCGCAGCTATGCTACTCATGAGTACAAGCTTTTTGCCAGTAAATAATTCTTGGAAACGCTATATCAATAACGCTGAAGATTGCTACAAAAGCATGTCTAATGTAGTTATAGAAAAACTCTCTTATTACGCCGAACAAATGAAGGATCTTCAGGGGGATGACAATGCAATTGCTAAGGACCCATGGCTGCGTCAGTTAGATTGGAGTCCTTGCAAATTGTATCGCAAACCAGCTAAATCAACTGTAATACCCCCTGTTGTTCCAAAGTGGTATAAAGCGGTATATGAAAAGAACTTACAAAAAGCTGTTGCGTCTGACAAGTCTCGACTTGCACCTATTCTATTGCGTTTGCAATGGGAGGGTCACCCTCTGGTGTGGTCAAACGTTCATGGGTGGGTTTTTGAagtagaaaagaattccCAAAAAGATATCGATGATCTGTTACGTCGTAAGTTCTTCCATTGCAGCTGCGACCCACAAAGGGATCCTATATTAAAAGCGGAAAGTTATGCATACTTTAAAATTCCTCATAAGGATGGCCCTGAGGCAAGGTGTGGATCTCCTTTGTCCAAAACATATCAGAgttattttgaagatgGAATTCTCACCTCAAAATTCGAAATAGCAAAGAATGCCTTGGAAATGAGTACCTCCTGCTCTTATTGGCGTAGCGCACGTGACCGAATTAAATCTCAAATGGTAGTTTGGGAAAAAGATGTTCAATTTGGACTTACATCTCAACCCGATGGTTTTGGgatgattcttccaaagattATTCCCATGGGTACTGTGACTAGACGTGCTGTTGAGAACACTTGGTTAACGGCTTCCAATGCGAAGAAAAATAGACTTGGCTCGGAACTTAAGGCCATGGTTTGTGCTCCTGAAGGATATACGTTTGTTGGTGCTGATGTAGATTCCGAAGAACTTTGGATCGTTGCAGTCATTGGTGACTCCCAATTTAGTCTCCATGGTGCCACCGCTCTTAGTTGGATGACTTTGGAAGGTAAAAAATCCGAAGGTACAGACTTGCACTCAAAAACTGCTGCAATCTTAGGGGTAAGCCGAGACGCTGCAAAAGTGTTCAATTATGGTCGCCTGTATGGCGCCGGATTGAAACATACAGCTTTACTTTTAAAGCAATTTAACTCTTCATTGGACGACACTCAAGCGGCTAATTTAGCTAAAGCATTATACAAATCTACCAAAGGAGTTCGCTCCGAAGTTAGTAAACGTCTTCTCGCTATGGGTATTCCAGAACATCATTTTTGGTCAAAAGGAAGTGAAAGCTTCGTATTTAACAAACTCGAATCGATGGCTCAAATGAATTTTCCCAGAACTCCCGTTTTGAATGCAGGAATTACTCAAGCCCTAAGCACAAATAACCTTAGTAGAAGTTCTTTTATGACATCCAGAGTGAATTGGGCAATTCAGTCATCAGCTGTAGATTACCTGCATTTGCTTGTCGTTTCTATGGAACATTTGATTCGCAAGTATAATTTAGAGGCTCGATTGTCTCTAACAGTTCATGATGAAGTACGGTATTTTTCCACAAATAAAGATAGGTTTCGTGTTGCACTTGCCTTGCAGGTTGCCAATTTGTGGACCAGGTCCTTCTTTTGTCATAGACTGGGAATCGATGAATTGCCTCAATCAGTGGCATTCTTCTCTTCTGTCGATATTGATCACGTTTTACGGAAGGATGTTAAAATGGATTGTGTAACACCTTCCAATCCAACGCCTATACCGTCTGGTGAAGAGTATAATATTGATGCTTTACTTTGTCAGTTGGCTGAAAACCATCAGTGTTTGGAATCACTCGAGAGTGTGCCAATTGATGGTTTCCCAGAAGATGAAACTATTGTAAGtaaggaagaagatttaAAGGCTTTGGCATACTTAAAAGCTCAAGCTTTTCATTGA
- the opy1 gene encoding pleckstrin homology domain protein Opy1, with translation MNPCEIRESSFDEARRLPEVERVLKSGWLIRKSHPTTTGKHLWGVLRREKLSFYKDEKEYKTKLIFPTQDISAVAYYREKSPKSLYLYLNEKIIRFIAPSNAEAESWVRVLRTTTAYRAPFSRHPLRFGLISSPPTTASGSDVLVSDNDLGNYSPSSHTNMPHGPSSTEDGFPSYYCTSLYDLTQLGRLRPQGVPQQGAKLPFHALNNDNLRKHKHSSSLQNLYKMLDENKVLMQGPIYWRHGNIHRWSRCWAVVRGNGMTIYNSNKEYKPVKLIPITEIQDIAEINFFEKSQKYIFTVITLSKPMEFRVDDEETLILWVAALKTSIDRNTGVFRPQ, from the exons ATGAATCCATGTGAAATCCGAGAATCCAGCTTTGATGAAGCAAGACGACTCCCAGAAGTAGAGCGAGTATTGAAATCAGGTTGGCtaataagaaaaagtcaTCCTACTACG ACTGGCAAGCATTTATGGGGTGTACTTCGCAGAGAGAAGTTGTCCTTTTACAAAGACGAAAAG GAgtataaaacaaaacttaTTTTTCCAACGCAAGACATCTCGGCCGTCGCATACTACAGAGAGAAATCTCCAAAAT CACTCTACTTGTATTTaaacgaaaaaattataCGGTTTATTGCCCCTTCAAATGCCGAAGCTGAAAGCTGGGTACGAGTCTTGAGAACGACAACTGCCTACCGCGCTCCATTTTCTCGACATCCTTTACGTTTTGGTCTAATCTCCTCCCCTCCTACCACGGCAAGCGGTTCTGATGTGTTAGTCTCCGACAACGATCTTGGAAACTACTCTCCTTCTTCTCATACCAACATGCCTCACGGCCCCTCTTCGACTGAAGATGGATTTCCAAGCTATTATTGTACCTCTTTATATGACTTAACTCAGTTGGGAAGATTAAGACCTCAAGGCGTACCACAACAAGGAGCCAAGCTTCCATTCCACGCACTAAATAATGATAACCTCCGAAAGCACAAACATTCTTCCTCATTACaaaatttgtataaaaTGCTCGATGAGAACAAGGTTTTAATGCAGGGACCCATATATTGGCGTCACGGGAATATCCATCGCTGGTCAAGGTGTTGGGCAGTAGTTCGCGGTAATGGTATGACAATTTACAACTCTAACAAGGAATACAAGCCTGTAAAACTTATTCCGATCACAGAAATCCAAGATATTGCCGAgattaatttttttgaaaaatcccAGAAGTACATATTTACTGTGATTACTCTCAGTAAGCCAATGGAATTCCGAGTGGATGATGAAGAGACTTTAATTCTTTGGGTGGCAGCCTTGAAAACATCTATTGACAGAAATACTGGAGTATTTCGTCCCCAGTAA
- the ptc2 gene encoding serine/threonine protein phosphatase PP2C catalytic subunit Ptc2 — protein MGQTLSEPVVEKHSNSGGDNYVQYGVSHMQGWRISMEDAHCAVLNMLHHAGNPQISFLGVFDGHGGDRVAKYCGQNLPEIIKRQHSFWKGDYGEALKSGFLETDQALMRDYDMQEDPSGCTATTVMIVNDQVVYCANAGDSRTVLSRRGISEPLSFDHKPNIDVEKARIKAAGGFIDFGRVNGSLALSRAIGDFEYKKNSLLPPEKQIVTAFPDVVCHTIGPEDEFLVLACDGIWDCKNSQEVVEFVRRGIVAKQSLETIGENLMDRCIASNSESCGIGCDNMTICIVALLQGRTLDEWYDWISRRVKSNIGPCAPDSYAELRGPNTVADARNIHLEYDFMANHEYGSGDTFDSDSDDESIIYDRYFLH, from the coding sequence ATGGGACAAACTCTCTCCGAACCAGTCGTAGAAAAACACTCAAATTCTGGCGGAGATAATTATGTACAATACGGAGTATCGCATATGCAAGGCTGGCGGATTTCGATGGAGGACGCGCATTGTGCGGTTTTGAATATGCTACACCATGCAGGAAATCCTCAGATCAGTTTTTTAGGTGTTTTCGACGGTCATGGAGGAGATCGCGTTGCAAAGTACTGCGGTCAAAACTTGCCAGAAATCATAAAGAGACAACACTCCTTTTGGAAAGGGGATTATGGGGAAGCATTGAAATCTGGATTTTTAGAGACCGACCAAGCATTAATGAGGGATTACGATATGCAAGAAGACCCATCTGGTTGCACAGCTACAACAGTCATGATCGTTAATGACCAAGTAGTATATTGTGCCAATGCAGGAGATTCTCGAACCGTTCTTTCACGGCGAGGCATTTCAGAACCACTTTCTTTCGATCATAAACCAAACATAGATGTCGAAAAGGCACGTATCAAGGCAGCAGGTGGATTTATTGACTTTGGCCGTGTCAATGGCAGTCTCGCGCTTTCTCGAGCCATCGGTGATTTcgaatacaaaaagaatagtCTCCTTCCTCCGGAAAAACAGATAGTCACAGCCTTTCCTGATGTTGTTTGTCATACCATCGGCCCGGAAGATGAATTCTTGGTTTTGGCTTGTGATGGAATTTGGGATTGCAAGAATTCGCAGGAAGTCGTCGAGTTTGTTCGAAGGGGAATTGTTGCGAAGCAATCTCTGGAAACAATTGGTGAAAATTTAATGGACAGATGTATTGCTAGCAACAGTGAGTCTTGCGGAATTGGCTGTGACAACATGACTATTTGTATTGTGGCCCTCTTGCAAGGTCGCACTTTGGATGAATGGTATGACTGGATAAGTCGTCGTGTCAAATCCAACATTGGCCCTTGTGCCCCTGATTCCTATGCTGAGTTACGTGGACCAAATACCGTAGCCGATGCCCGAAATATACATCTTGAGTACGATTTCATGGCAAATCATGAATATGGTAGCGGTGATACTTTTGATAGTGATTCCGATGATGAATCTATTATCTACGACCGCTATTTTTTGCATTAA
- the meu10 gene encoding cell surface protein involved in ascospore wall assembly, GPI anchored Meu10 produces MKFASLTYTLALLGSWLFSTVLATPTTCGAPEYHIQTQADLDVLSNCQVVNGSIIMNASSAVALSFNRIESVAGDVIIQNNNYLASVSLTSLKSIQGELRLEKLTRLGSLYAPVLEKVGSLNLRILPNLQGIRFDKGVKEANALRIEDTQLSTLDGISLKKTESMIVVNNNYLREVNMPYLESVKGKVYVSYNAREINVKLPVLEQVGDMTVQRVADIDLRALKTVHGFVGFLNSTMREVSCPNISSIGQSLFFVGNTDLASINFKQLETIGGTFMVFNNEELKQIKGFNKLRTVSGSIDFSGDLAEVDLPALRDVKGGLNLQSSSDQFSCPFRQSDGVIKGKSFICRGNVENPTNEEATLNGEFFGEDGTESVKEPLKKSKDSKDKSNKQTSAANKSKVSSSVMLASFLVFMAFYFEYLL; encoded by the coding sequence ATGAAGTTTGCTTCCCTCACTTACACCCTGGCATTGCTAGGGTCATGGCTGTTCTCCACCGTCCTAGCAACTCCTACGACATGTGGTGCACCCGAATACCATATTCAAACCCAAGCCGATCTTGATGTTTTAAGTAACTGTCAGGTCGTCAATGGCTCCATCATCATGAATGCGAGTTCTGCGGTCGCGTTGTCCTTCAACCGCATCGAAAGTGTCGCGGGCGACGTTATAATTCAAAATAACAATTATTTGGCTTCTGTATCCCTCACGTCCTTGAAATCCATCCAAGGAGAACTTCGCCTGGAAAAGCTCACTAGACTCGGTAGCTTGTATGCTCctgttttggaaaaagttGGATCCTTGAACTTACGCATCTTACCAAATCTCCAAGGAATTCGATTCGATAAGGGTGTCAAGGAAGCAAATGCCTTGCGCATTGAGGACACCCAGTTATCTACCCTTGATGGAATCtctttgaagaagactGAGAGTATGATTGTTGTCAACAACAACTATCTCCGAGAAGTAAATATGCCTTATTTGGAAAGTGTTAAGGGTAAAGTTTACGTTTCCTACAACGCCAGAGAAATAAATGTGAAATTACCCGTGCTTGAACAGGTTGGTGACATGACTGTTCAAAGAGTCGCTGACATTGATCTTCGTGCATTAAAGACCGTTCATGGATTCGTTGGATTTTTGAACAGTACTATGAGGGAAGTCTCATGCCCCAACATCTCTTCCATTGGTCAGTCATTATTCTTTGTTGGCAACACGGATTTGGCCTCCATTAACTTCAAGCAACTGGAAACAATTGGTGGTACATTTATGGTTTTCAAcaatgaagaattgaaacaGATTAAGGGATTTAACAAGTTGCGTACTGTGTCTGGTTCTATCGATTTCAGCGGTGACTTGGCTGAGGTGGATTTACCCGCCTTGAGAGATGTCAAGGGAGGTTTGAACTTGCAGTCCTCTTCTGATCAATTCTCTTGCCCTTTCCGTCAAAGTGATGGTGTCATCAAAGGTAAATCCTTCATATGCCGTGGAAACGTAGAGAATCCaacaaatgaagaagctaCCCTTAACGGTGAGTTTTTCGGGGAAGATGGCACTGAAAGCGTCAAGGAACCTTTGAAGAAGTCGAAGGATTCGAAGGACAAGTCGAATAAGCAAACAAGTGCTGCTAACAAAAGTAAGGTTTCCTCTTCGGTTATGcttgcttctttcttgGTCTTTATGGCATTTTACTTTGAATACCTCCTTTAA